In Desulfallas thermosapovorans DSM 6562, one DNA window encodes the following:
- a CDS encoding NAD-dependent epimerase/dehydratase family protein: protein MQENTDNNKPVVAVAGATGFIGRALLPALKSHCRLICLTRSAVNEEDSACGLDVSWRQCDLFSLNDIEQVLCGADYAYYLVHSMMPSARLTQGSFQDMDLILADNFARAAALTGVKQIIYLGGLVPRDQGKLSRHLDSRLEVEKTLGSYGVPVTAIRAGIIVGANGSSFSIITHLVERFKIMVLPRLMLSLTHPIALSDIIKILCYCLGRKETYNRSFDVGGPDVMTYQDMIKQTAEVMGHKPRIFTVPTILPFLTSWFLSFFMKAPKALVIPLVESLQHDMVAENRVLQKQMNLTGISFKQAVKMALIKDQGDAAAIKPPKVKKNQSPEKKVPNVRSVQRLPLPPGKDAHWVARHYSQWLPSFFKGLVRVKVDRDGSCHFYFSFMKNKSLLDLSFSEDRSFNDRPIYYITGGLMAHLNRLPHPGRLEFRGVLQNKHTLVAIHDYVPTLPWFIYNLTQAQLHLWVMHNFRRHLLLNEFTGKLREREGQEEGF, encoded by the coding sequence TTGCAGGAAAACACAGATAACAACAAGCCGGTGGTGGCGGTGGCGGGGGCTACCGGTTTTATAGGTCGGGCGTTATTACCGGCCTTAAAATCACATTGCCGGCTGATTTGCCTTACCAGAAGTGCCGTAAATGAAGAAGATTCGGCCTGTGGTCTGGATGTCAGCTGGCGGCAGTGCGATCTGTTTTCGTTAAACGATATTGAACAAGTCCTTTGTGGCGCTGATTATGCTTATTACCTGGTTCATTCCATGATGCCCTCGGCCCGGTTGACTCAGGGGAGTTTTCAAGATATGGATTTAATTCTGGCCGATAATTTTGCCCGTGCCGCTGCTTTGACCGGTGTCAAGCAAATCATCTATTTGGGGGGACTTGTACCCCGGGACCAGGGGAAATTATCCAGGCACCTGGATAGCCGCCTGGAGGTGGAAAAAACCCTTGGTTCATATGGTGTTCCGGTAACGGCTATACGGGCGGGTATAATAGTTGGTGCAAACGGGAGTTCCTTCAGTATTATTACTCACCTGGTGGAAAGATTTAAAATCATGGTATTGCCCAGGCTAATGCTTTCTTTAACCCATCCCATCGCGTTATCCGATATTATTAAAATCTTATGTTATTGTCTGGGGAGAAAGGAAACTTATAACCGCAGTTTTGATGTGGGTGGCCCCGATGTGATGACATATCAGGACATGATCAAGCAAACAGCGGAGGTAATGGGGCATAAGCCACGGATATTTACTGTGCCCACTATTTTACCCTTCCTTACCAGCTGGTTTTTAAGCTTTTTTATGAAGGCGCCCAAAGCACTGGTTATTCCCCTGGTGGAAAGCTTGCAGCACGACATGGTGGCTGAAAATCGCGTTTTGCAAAAACAGATGAATTTAACCGGTATTTCTTTTAAACAGGCGGTTAAAATGGCTTTAATAAAAGATCAAGGCGATGCGGCGGCTATTAAACCTCCGAAAGTAAAGAAAAACCAGTCACCGGAAAAGAAAGTGCCAAATGTCCGCTCGGTTCAACGTTTGCCTTTACCACCCGGCAAGGATGCCCACTGGGTGGCCCGGCATTACTCACAATGGTTGCCATCTTTCTTTAAAGGTTTAGTAAGGGTTAAAGTTGACCGGGATGGCAGTTGTCATTTTTATTTTTCCTTTATGAAGAACAAATCCCTGCTGGACCTGTCCTTTTCAGAAGACCGCAGCTTTAATGACCGGCCTATTTATTACATAACCGGCGGCTTGATGGCCCATTTAAACCGGCTTCCACACCCCGGGCGGTTGGAATTCCGCGGGGTTTTGCAAAATAAACATACTCTGGTGGCCATTCATGACTATGTACCCACTTTGCCCTGGTTCATCTATAATTTAACCCAGGCTCAGCTGCACCTTTGGGTGATGCATAATTTCCGAAGACACCTGCTGTTAAATGAATTTACAGGCAAACTGAGGGAACGGGAAGGGCAAGAAGAAGGATTTTAG
- a CDS encoding methylenetetrahydrofolate reductase, which translates to MKLCDLFEKGKFVVTGEAAPPKGTNTAKMLSEAAPLKDMVDAVNITDNQSAVVKMGSLAASRCLKDNGIEPVYQLTCRDRNRLAIQSDLLSAAALGIENVLCLTGDHVSLGDHPHAKAVYDLDSVQLLKIASGLNHGKDSSGNELDGSTDFCLGAVVSPCTEPVEMQVIKLEKKIEAGACFIQTQAVYDTRLLEDFMNRLARRNITVPVMVGIVFIKSASMANYMNKNVAGIEVPETIIKEFENTPGDGLKAKSLEITIGLVNAYKDMCQGIHFMPLGWTDMVPEVLKSTGLRP; encoded by the coding sequence TTGAAACTATGTGACCTGTTTGAAAAAGGTAAATTTGTTGTTACAGGGGAAGCGGCTCCTCCCAAGGGAACCAATACTGCAAAAATGTTAAGCGAAGCTGCTCCGTTAAAGGACATGGTTGACGCCGTAAATATTACTGACAACCAAAGTGCCGTTGTCAAAATGGGTTCCCTGGCCGCGTCCCGTTGTTTAAAGGATAACGGTATTGAACCGGTTTACCAGTTAACCTGCCGTGATCGTAATCGTCTGGCCATTCAATCCGACCTCTTAAGCGCCGCCGCGCTTGGCATTGAAAATGTTCTCTGCCTAACGGGTGACCATGTGTCGCTGGGGGATCATCCACATGCTAAAGCGGTTTATGATCTGGATTCCGTTCAGCTATTAAAAATAGCAAGCGGCCTCAACCATGGGAAAGATTCCAGTGGGAACGAACTTGACGGAAGTACGGATTTTTGTCTGGGTGCCGTTGTAAGCCCATGCACCGAACCTGTGGAAATGCAGGTTATCAAATTGGAGAAAAAAATTGAAGCCGGGGCTTGCTTTATTCAAACCCAGGCTGTTTACGACACCCGTTTGCTGGAAGATTTCATGAACAGGCTGGCAAGGCGGAACATTACAGTTCCTGTCATGGTGGGGATAGTTTTTATAAAATCGGCAAGCATGGCTAATTATATGAACAAGAACGTGGCTGGAATTGAAGTCCCGGAGACTATCATCAAGGAATTTGAAAACACGCCCGGGGATGGTTTAAAAGCAAAAAGCCTGGAAATAACCATCGGGCTGGTTAATGCTTATAAAGATATGTGTCAGGGGATTCACTTTATGCCCCTGGGTTGGACCGACATGGTGCCTGAAGTATTAAAAAGCACCGGACTTAGGCCTTAA
- a CDS encoding methylenetetrahydrofolate reductase C-terminal domain-containing protein — protein sequence MIGTVWKPEEEILGALQNAKNIFVVGCGGCAKVARSGGQLEVDKMVKLLESNGKNIIAAGVPERTCYIQFVRTFFDPKMSELKECDAVLVLGCGGAVQVVRQATEEYGLVKHVYSGLNSVGHMDTIVPGEYFLEQCSECGDCVLNLTGAICPVTKCSKGLLNGPCGGSKDGKCEVDPERDCAWVLIYERLKALGQLENVSTYWEPKDYSKAARPRKLVF from the coding sequence TTGATAGGCACTGTCTGGAAACCAGAAGAAGAAATACTTGGTGCTTTGCAAAATGCAAAAAACATCTTTGTAGTGGGATGTGGCGGATGTGCAAAGGTCGCACGCAGTGGGGGACAGTTGGAAGTAGATAAAATGGTAAAATTACTTGAATCAAATGGTAAAAATATAATTGCCGCTGGAGTACCTGAAAGGACCTGTTACATTCAGTTTGTTAGGACATTTTTCGACCCCAAAATGTCTGAACTCAAAGAATGTGACGCTGTCCTGGTGCTGGGTTGCGGCGGTGCTGTTCAAGTTGTGCGACAGGCCACGGAGGAATACGGCCTTGTCAAGCACGTTTATTCAGGACTTAATTCGGTTGGCCATATGGACACGATTGTCCCCGGTGAATATTTTCTGGAACAATGCAGCGAGTGCGGTGATTGTGTATTGAACCTGACTGGAGCTATCTGTCCCGTCACCAAGTGTTCCAAAGGTCTGTTAAACGGACCCTGTGGTGGCAGCAAGGATGGCAAGTGCGAGGTCGACCCGGAAAGAGATTGCGCCTGGGTGTTAATTTACGAGCGTCTTAAGGCCCTGGGACAGTTGGAAAATGTGAGCACATACTGGGAGCCTAAAGATTACAGTAAAGCGGCGCGTCCCAGAAAGCTTGTTTTTTGA
- a CDS encoding metal-sensitive transcriptional regulator produces the protein MSRRLNRIEGQVRGIKRMIEEGVYCDDVLNQIASAQSALTGVAKLLLEKHIRTCIKDQLIAGDEEVVAELTKTIARLINKN, from the coding sequence TTGTCAAGACGCCTTAACCGCATTGAAGGCCAGGTGCGTGGTATTAAAAGGATGATCGAAGAGGGAGTATATTGTGACGATGTCTTGAATCAAATTGCTTCGGCCCAGTCCGCGCTGACCGGGGTGGCCAAGCTGTTGTTGGAAAAACACATTAGAACTTGCATTAAGGATCAATTAATTGCCGGTGATGAAGAAGTTGTTGCCGAATTGACCAAAACAATTGCCAGGCTGATCAATAAAAATTAA
- a CDS encoding CopZ family metallochaperone, with the protein MNKTVLKVEGMSCNHCKMAVEKAAREITGVEEALVNLEQKELVVTGNVSREQLVEAVIKAGYEVKN; encoded by the coding sequence ATGAATAAAACAGTATTAAAGGTGGAAGGCATGAGCTGCAATCACTGCAAAATGGCGGTGGAAAAGGCGGCGCGGGAAATAACAGGCGTGGAAGAAGCCCTGGTGAATCTGGAACAAAAGGAATTGGTGGTGACAGGCAACGTCTCCCGTGAACAACTGGTTGAAGCAGTGATAAAGGCCGGGTATGAGGTAAAGAATTGA